The Thiobacillus sp. genome contains the following window.
CCTGGCGGTACGGGTGAGGCAGCCGACATCACCAACTGGTAGCGTGCATGTTATTCGAGATCCGGGCCCTGGGCCGCGAGGGCCGCGTACGGTTGAGACTGGAGGCGGCCGATTCCTCGGACGCAGCCCAGCAGGCCAGGCTCCAGGGCCTGACGGTGCTGGACGTGCGCACGGGTTCCCGACTTGCCGCTTGGCCCCTGGGGCGCCATGGCCGCTTTCCCCTGTCCCTTTTTTCCAGGGAACTGCTCGCCCTGCTCAACAGTGGCCTGGCCCTTGTCGAAGCCCTGCAGACCCTGGAAGAAAAGGAAACCCGGCCCGAGACCCGCAAGGTGCTCACTGACGTGCTGAGGCATCTCTATGAAGGCGAGTCCTTTTCCGCGGCCATCGCACACCAGCCCCTGGTGTTCCCAGCGTTGTACATCGCCACGGTTCGCGCCTCCGAGCGCACCGGGGATCTGCCCCAGGCCCTGGGGCGCTACGTGGCCTACCAGGACCAGGTGGAGCAGGTGCGCAAGAAGGCCCTTTCCGCATCCATCTACCCCTTGCTGCTGATGGGGCTGGGCGGCCTGGTGGCCCTGTTCCTGCTGGGCTACGTGACCCCCCGGTTTTCGTCCATCTATGCGGACAATGTGGACCGCCTGCCCTGGGCTTCCCGCATGCTCATGGAATGGGGCGGATTCGCCGAGGCCCATG
Protein-coding sequences here:
- a CDS encoding type II secretion system F family protein — translated: MLFEIRALGREGRVRLRLEAADSSDAAQQARLQGLTVLDVRTGSRLAAWPLGRHGRFPLSLFSRELLALLNSGLALVEALQTLEEKETRPETRKVLTDVLRHLYEGESFSAAIAHQPLVFPALYIATVRASERTGDLPQALGRYVAYQDQVEQVRKKALSASIYPLLLMGLGGLVALFLLGYVTPRFSSIYADNVDRLPWASRMLMEWGGFAEAHAAEAGLLLLGLASAFLYGATRPGTRALLGRVAWSLPALGERLRIFQLTRFYRTVGMLLSGGIPVVTALEMASGLLHPELRSRLEAASAEIREGKSISQAMERAGLTTPVALRMLRVGEKSGRMGDMMEAIATFHDEETSRFVDWFTRLFEPLLMAVIGLIIGLIVVLLYLPIFELAGSLE